GGCCGCCCGCGGCCATCGCGCCCGGACTCTTGGCCGCCGGTGACGCCATCGACGGCCCGTACCCGGCAACGCTGGAGGGTGCCGTGCGCAGCGGATACACGGCGGTGGCCGCGCTCAGCGGCTCTGACGCGCCGCCTGCTTGAGCGCCTGGTACGCGGGGCGGGCGTGGCAGTGCTGCACCCACGCGTGCACCCGCGGGAAGGCGTGCATCAGCTCGGCCGACGGCCGCGCCCAGTTGACCACACAGGCGACGCACAGATCGGCCACGGTGAAGCGCTGCGCCGCCAGATGCTCCCAGCCCCGCGCCGCCTGCGCCGCGAGGTGCGACTCCAGCACCGCCAGCGGCACGCGCAACCGCTGCTCGGCGGCCGCGAGTTTGGCCGCGTCGCGCCGCTCCTCCGGCAGCCCGATGCGGTGCATCAGCACCGTCAGCGCGTCGGCCTCGACTTCGGTCACGGCCCAGAACGCCCAGCGCAGCGCCTCCGCGTCCTCGGCGGCGTTGGCCGGCGCGATGTCGCTGCCGTCGCCCTTGCCGTGGTGGCGCGCCAGGTACAGCGCGCACGCCATCGACTCCCACACGACGACGCGCCCTTCCGGCCGCTCGTCGATCAACACCGGAATGTGCCCGTTGGGGTTGAGGGCGAGAAATTCGGGCGTGCGCGTGGCCCCGCCCTGGTACGGCGTGGGCACGTGTTCGAACGGTACGCCCAGCTCCTGCGCCGCCCACAGGGGCCGCACCGCGCGCGAGGCAAAAATGCCATGGATGGTCAGCATCGACAAGTCTCCAAGGGGGCAGAAACGGGGGGTGGCACGGCCACCGACGCGGGGCAGGACAGCCCCAGCGCATCGCACAACGCCAGCAGGTCGCGCACGTGGATGTGGGGGCGTTCGTGCGGTTGTGCGTCGGGCGGGCCGTGGCGCCGGTGCATCGGCGAGCAGCCGCCGCGCGCCAGCGCATGGGGCCAGCCGTGCCCGGCGCGGTCGATCCAGGCCGACTGCATCCCCGCCCGCAGCGCGCCCAGCGCGTCGTGATGGGCATCGTCGCCCACGTGTAGCACGGCCGCGGGCGCCACGCCCGCCTTCTCGGCCGCGGTGTGGAAGATGCGG
This region of Tepidimonas taiwanensis genomic DNA includes:
- a CDS encoding glutathione S-transferase family protein, with the translated sequence MLTIHGIFASRAVRPLWAAQELGVPFEHVPTPYQGGATRTPEFLALNPNGHIPVLIDERPEGRVVVWESMACALYLARHHGKGDGSDIAPANAAEDAEALRWAFWAVTEVEADALTVLMHRIGLPEERRDAAKLAAAEQRLRVPLAVLESHLAAQAARGWEHLAAQRFTVADLCVACVVNWARPSAELMHAFPRVHAWVQHCHARPAYQALKQAARQSR